A window of Diospyros lotus cultivar Yz01 chromosome 14, ASM1463336v1, whole genome shotgun sequence contains these coding sequences:
- the LOC127790101 gene encoding amino acid transporter AVT1E-like, giving the protein MKVDEDFVMDRRIDFETDDEENLAERVCDADGSDDDTDSDTMVPSRTASNVGGDNPTWPQSYRQSIDMYTTSTPPTFSFLTGSSLTRITSSFGPAQRRPGAAAAPGSPLNEPLICDSAIEEGEGMPASYLPVYCSATSKLPSLSTFELPQPEQKCSYAQSLLNAVNVLCGIGLLSTPYAFREGGWWSLAILFVFAIITCYTGLLLKRCLESSPHLQTFPDIGQAAFGVPGRVCLSIILYVELYSSCVEYLIMMGDNLSALFPNTHMAFAGTYLDSSQICKIISFLVILPTVWLRNLTLLSYISVGGVVTALLVSFCLLWVGVVDKVGFHPSGTALDLAKLPVTVGIFGFCYGSHSVFPNIYSSMEEPSKFPSVLLISFVTSGLLYAGVGVCGFLMFGNSTKSQFTLNMPPEFVATKIAAWTTVVAPLTKYALTITPVAFSLEELLPSARFRSYSVSMLIRTILVFSTLIVALSFPYFGSVMAFIGSLLVMLVALVFPCACYLSICRDRVTKLQISACILTIMVGLISAIVGTYSSITNIADESG; this is encoded by the exons atgaaggtGGACGAAGATTTTGTTATGGATCGCAGGATCGATTTCGAAACAGACGACGAAGAGAACCTGGCAGAAAGGGTTTGTGATGCCGACGGAAGCGACGACGACACGGATTCCGACACCATGGTTCCATCTCGAACCGCTTCCAATGTCGGCGGCGACAACCCTACCTGGCCGCAAAGCTACAG GCAGTCGATCGACATGTATACGACCTCAACGCCCCCCACCTTCAGCTTCCTTACCGGGTCGAGCTTGACAAGAATAACCAGCTCTTTCGGACCAGCACAGAGGAGACCTggtgctgctgctgctcctGGTTCTCCCCTGAACGAGCCCCTCATTTGTGATTCAGCCattgaagaaggagaaggaatgCCTGCCTCATACCTCCCTGTATATTGCTCTGCAACCAGCAAGCTTCCAAGTCTCTCCACCTTTGAATTGCCCCAACCAGAGCAGAAGTGTTCATATGCTCAATCCCTCCTTAATG CCGTCAATGTCCTATGCGGGATAGGCCTCCTTTCGACTCCTTATGCATTCAGAGAAGGAGGCTGGTGGAGCCTTGCCATTCTCTTCGTTTTCGCCATCATCACTTGCTACACTGGACTTCTGCTGAAACGATGTCTCGAGAGCTCACCTCATCTCCAGACCTTCCCGGATATTGGCCAGGCAGCTTTCGGGGTTCCTGGCCGCGTATGCTTATCC ATAATTCTGTATGTAGAGTTATAT TCATCCTGCGTGGAGTACTTGATCATGATGGGTGACAATCTTTCAGCATTGTTCCCAAATACCCACATGGCTTTTGCTGGGACTTATCTGGATTCGTCTCAAATCTGCAAGATTATATCGTTTCTCGTCATTCTTCCAACTGTTTGGCTTCGAAACCTTACCTTGCTTTCATACATTTCGG TTGGAGGAGTGGTCACTGCTCTGCTTGTGTCATTCTGCTTGTTATGGGTTGGGGTAGTCGACAAAGTTGGATTTCATCCGAGTGGAACAGCTTTAGACCTTGCCAAACTTCCTGTAACAGTTGGCATATTCGGTTTCTGCTATGGCAGCCATTCAGTTTTCCCAAACATTTATTCCTCCATGGAGGAACCATCAAAGTTCCCATCTGTTCTACTAATCAG CTTTGTCACATCGGGCCTTTTGTATGCTGGAGTTGGGGTATGCGGCTTTCTAATGTTTGGGAACTCAACTAAATCTCAGTTCACCTTAAACATGCCTCCAGAATTCGTTGCCACGAAAATCGCTGCTTGGACAACA GTTGTTGCGCCACTCACGAAGTACGCCTTGACAATCACTCCGGTGGCATTCAGCCTCGAGGAACTCCTGCCCTCAGCTCGGTTCAGATCTTACAGCGTGTCGATGCTCATCAGAACAATATTAGTGTTCTCAACTCTGATTGTGGCACTGTCTTTTCCATACTTTG GCTCCGTCATGGCTTTTATTGGATCTCTACTCGTTATGCTCGTG GCTCTAGTTTTCCCTTGTGCTTGTTACCTCAGCATTTGCCGCGACAGGGTGACAAAATTACAG ATCTCAGCTTGCATTCTTACAATCATGGTAGGGCTGATATCCGCAATTGTTGGCACATATTCATCGATCACAAACATAGCAGACGAAAGCGGATGA
- the LOC127790670 gene encoding LOW QUALITY PROTEIN: probable WRKY transcription factor 49 (The sequence of the model RefSeq protein was modified relative to this genomic sequence to represent the inferred CDS: deleted 1 base in 1 codon) translates to MEELMKNTSATNWPSNGTEDDNDELLRELLDDASPFLLLPQQPASDQCKSSPSDTEPTAVNSRASSATPGGEVEFGASPDTTCTTTFRMISILEKGWSKVENKYTLKIKSWGTAMADDGYKWRKYGQKSIKNSPYPRSYYKCTNPRCSAKKQVERSSDDPETLIVTYEGLHLHYTYPFFLLSESPPPPPPPPAGAKKLKIGQAASGRPEEKSPAGPLRESSSGDCDQQEGITFAAPQGLLEDVVPLMIRYPSNNCPSNSSNSSSSDPSPLPNSPSSLSWSPLANYSSSCFNVGL, encoded by the exons ATGGAGGAGCTGATGAAGAACACGAGTGCCACTAACTGGCCATCAAATGGCACTGAAGATGATAATGATGAGCTTCTAAGAGAACTTCTAGACGATGCGTCACCATTCTTACTACTGCCACAACAGCCGGCGAGTGATCAATGCAAATCCAGCCCTTCCGATACTGAACCAACCGCAGTTAACAGCCGCGCCTCCTCCGCCACCCCCGGCGGAGAGGTTGAATTCGGCGCTTCGCCGGATACAACCTGTACCACAACGTTTCGCAT GATTTCGATATTAGAGAAGGGTTGGAGTAAGGTAGAGAACAAGTACACTCTGAAGATCAAGAGCTGGGGtacggccatggccgacgatggCTATAAATGGAGGAAGTACGGCCAGAAATCTATCAAGAACAGCCCATATCCCAG GAGCTACTACAAGTGCACGAACCCCAGATGCAGCGCCAAGAAGCAGGTCGAGAGATCCAGCGACGACCCGGAAACGCTCATCGTCACCTACGAAGGTCTGCACCTCCACTACACCTACCCATTTTTCCTCCTCAGCGagtcgccgccgccgccgccgccgccgccagcCGGGGCGAAGAAGCTGAAAATCGGCCAGGCGGCGTCGGGAAGGCCGGAAGAAAAGTCTCCGGCGGGGCCGCTCCGTGAATCGTCTTCTGGGGACTGTGATCAACAAGAGGGAATTACGTTTGCAGCCCCACAAGGCTTGCTCGAAGATGTTGTGCCTCTGATGATCAGATACCCATCAAACAACTGCCCCTCCAACTCCTCTAATTCCTCCTCTTCTGATCCTTCTCCACTCCCCAattctccttcctctctttcttggTCG CCCCTAGCTAATTATTCATCTTCATGCTTTAATGTTGGGTTGTGA
- the LOC127790565 gene encoding cyclin-dependent protein kinase inhibitor SMR4: MEIGREVEAADEEDYCTTPKHKESRIPAASECPPAPKKKKSSSRIKREPPKSGYFHPPDLEALFAVGRRAESCL, encoded by the coding sequence ATGGAGATCGGTCGCGAAGTGGAGGCGGCGGACGAGGAGGATTATTGCACGACGCCGAAGCACAAGGAGAGCCGAATTCCGGCGGCCTCGGAGTGCCCGCCGGctccaaagaagaagaagtcgtcGAGTCGGATAAAGAGGGAGCCGCCGAAGAGCGGGTACTTCCATCCGCCTGATCTGGAAGCTCTATTCGCTGTCGGCCGAAGAGCTGAATCTTGCCTCTAG
- the LOC127789531 gene encoding laccase-17-like — protein MGVSSLRHSREVFRVFFSISAFYQIFLGISVTQAAITRHYKFNIQLQNVTRLCHTKSMVTVNGKFPGPRIVAREGDRLLVKVVNHVPNNISIHWHGVRQLRSGWADGPAYITQCPIQTGHSYVYNFTIVGQRGTLFWHAHISWLRCTVYGPLIIRPKLMVSYPFAKPYKEVPIIFGEWFNVDPEAVVSQALQTGAGPNVSDAYTINGLPGPLYNCSSKDTFKLKVKPGKTYLLRLINAALNDELFFSIAGHTLKVVEVDAIYVKPFETNTLLITPGQTTNVLLTTKAHFPNATFLMAARPYATGQGTFDNSTVAGILEYQSPPKSTPIKNLPLFRPSLPSLNDTSFAANFTGKLRSLASSQYPANVPQKVDKRFFFTVGLGTNPCNQNQTCQGPNGTKFSASINNVSFVLPSTALLQTHFFGQSNGVYSPDFPFSPARWFNFTGTPLNNTMVSNGTKVLVLPFNTSVELVMQDTSILGAESHPLHLHGFNFFVVGQGFGNFDPNKDPKNFNLVDPIERNTVGVPSGGWVAIRFLADNPGVWFMHCHLEVHTSWGLKMAWLVLDGDLPNQKLPPPPSDLPQC, from the exons ATGGGTGTTTCTTCTCTTCGTCACTCAAGAGAGGTTTTCAGAGTTTTTTTCTCAATCTCAGCATTCTACCAGATCTTTCTGGGGATTTCAGTGACCCAGGCAGCCATAACCAGGCACTATAAGTTTAAT ATTCAATTGCAGAATGTGACGCGATTATGCCACACGAAGAGCATGGTGACAGTGAATGGGAAATTTCCAGGGCCAAGGATTGTGGCCAGGGAGGGGGACAGGCTGCTCGTCAAAGTGGTTAACCATGTTCCAAACAATATCTCCATCCATTG GCATGGAGTTCGACAGCTTCGAAGTGGATGGGCTGATGGACCAGCGTATATAACTCAATGTCCCATACAAACTGGGCATAGCTATGTGTACAACTTCACCATTGTTGGCCAAAGAGGAACTCTATTTTGGCACGCCCATATTTCATGGCTGAGATGCACTGTCTATGGCCCCTTAATCATTCGTCCAAAGCTTATGGTGTCTTACCCATTTGCCAAACCCTACAAGGAGGTGCCCATAATCTTTG GGGAGTGGTTCAATGTAGATCCTGAGGCAGTGGTAAGCCAAGCTCTCCAAACTGGTGCTGGCCCAAATGTCTCAGATGCCTATACCATCAATGGTCTTCCCGGGCCTCTCTACAATTGCTCTTCCAAAG ACACTTTCAAACTAAAGGTGAAGCCCGGAAAGACTTACCTTCTCCGACTCATCAATGCTGCACTTAATGACGAGCTCTTCTTCAGTATCGCTGGCCACACTCTCAAAGTCGTCGAAGTCGACGCCATCTACGTTAAACCCTTTGAAACCAACACCCTTCTCATCACCCCCGGCCAGACAACCAACGTTCTCCTCACGACAAAAGCCCACTTCCCCAACGCCACCTTCCTCATGGCCGCCCGGCCCTACGCCACTGGCCAGGGCACGTTCGACAACTCAACCGTAGCCGGAATTCTCGAATACCAATCACCACCCAAATCCACCCCAATCAAAAACCTTCCATTGTTTAGACCATCGTTACCTTCTCTGAATGACACATCTTTTGCAGCCAATTTCACGGGAAAATTACGCAGTCTGGCAAGCTCTCAGTACCCGGCCAATGTTCCCCAAAAGGTTGACAAGCGATTCTTCTTCACCGTTGGCCTAGGAACAAACCCTTGTAACCAAAATCAAACTTGTCAAGGTCCGAACGGAACAAAATTCTCGGCTTCTATCAACAATGTTTCCTTTGTATTGCCATCTACGGCTCTCCTCCAAACCCACTTCTTTGGACAGTCGAACGGAGTTTACAGTCCAGACTTTCCGTTCAGTCCTGCGAGGTGGTTTAACTTCACCGGAACACCACTGAACAACACCATGGTGAGCAATGGCACGAAGGTTTTGGTGCTACCATTCAACACGAGCGTGGAGCTGGTGATGCAGGACACGAGCATTCTTGGAGCGGAGAGCCACCCTCTTCATCTCCATGGCTTCAATTTCTTTGTTGTGGGACAAGGGTTTGGGAATTTTGATCCTAACAAGGACCCTAAAAATTTCAATCTTGTTGACCCCATTGAGAGGAACACAGTGGGCGTGCCCTCCGGCGGCTGGGTTGCCATCCGGTTTTTGGCCGACAATCCAG GGGTATGGTTCATGCATTGCCACCTTGAAGTGCACACAAGCTGGGGTTTGAAGATGGCTTGGCTTGTGTTGGATGGAGACCTTCCCAACCAGAAGCTGCCCCCTCCGCCGTCCGATCTTCCCCAATGCTGA